The Ipomoea triloba cultivar NCNSP0323 chromosome 4, ASM357664v1 DNA segment ggGGCCAGTGAaaccctgcctctcgaaaacGTGATGGCAGTCTATATAGCTTTTGGCGTTGTGGTATCACCTTAGTAAAGGATTTTGTAGTTACACGTAAGTTTCAGGGTGATGTGATGGTAGTTGCGAATGTTGGAGACTCCAGGGCTGTGTTGGCTACAGCTGATGATGATGGTAAATTGGTAGCAGTTCAACTAACTGTTGACCTTAAACCCAACTTACCTGGTTAGTACTCATTAACACACTCTTTCTATGTGTGGCCTGATTATTATGTGTGTAGCAATAATTGGTTGAGtattttgtgtgttttgttGGGGGTTGAAGGTGAAAGAGAGCGAATAATGAGGTCGAAAGGCAAGGTGTGGTCGTCGGATGATGAACCGGGGGTGTATAGAGTGTGGATGCCAGATCCAAATGGAGGAGTAGCAGTGGAAGGGCCAGGACTTGCAGTGTCAAGAGCCTTTGGGGATCACTATATCAAGGACTTTGGCCTTATTTCTGAGCCACAATTGACATTCAGAAACATAACCTTCAGAGACCAGTTTGCCATTCTGGCCACGGATGGAGTAAGCACAAAGTCTTTTCATTTTTGGCACATTTTTTAAGGGGTCGCAAAACATACTAATATCATAttatcaatatgtttggttcacaATTTCAAGTCCTCCTAATATTAGGCTATTCTTGAGTTTTCAGAATAGCCTAAATTTGCTATTTACTTTTTTAccccttaaaccaaccaaacgttggaataaattttttttttttgaatactaccgactctattacaatgcagtatctgttcataactattttctcaacctattaagcacaagagtcaatattgtgGAGGTACgaaccaccacctcccgtataaagggaagggtttgatgtcactggactacaaggtccttggctggAATAAAATTTCTAAAGTCTATTTATTCATTCAgtaaaccaaataatataatacaattcatgTTTTTGTATGTGAACTAAACTTGTTGTATGTGTTTTTGTCAGGTATGGGATGTGGTCTCGAACCAAGAAGCGGTGGAGATTGTGTGGTCGGCCCCAGAGAAGGAAGAGTCGGCGAAGAGGCTGGTCGAGCATGCAGTTTGCGCGTGGAAGCGCACCAGAAGGGGAATTGCAATGGACGACATGTCGGCCATTTGCCTATTCTTCCACACCTCTTCACAACAAGTTGATtgtgtgaagaagaagaagaagattgcatGATATGATGCAGAAGCAGCCAATCGATCACCACTACTTTCAACTCCATCTGTAAATACTAATCTGAATGAATCATGGTGCAAACAACACTAAACTTAATTCCCAAAACCAAAATTATCTGCAGTTTCCATTCCCCTATACTGTATTATTCATTCCAAGTCTACCATCTTTCTCTCTTTTATGTATAAAGTATAATGTCCATTTTATGGTCAGGACCAAAAGTGGCAGATATTCTTAGGGGGGCGGGGGGGATTTGTGTGGTGTGGTGTGGATGATAGATAAATGTCAAATGTCGGTCAACTTCTTTTGGCAAAAATAAGCTTTTGTCCCCCACAGCTTTTCTCTTATTGCAACTGCATACCAACAGATCACATCTTCTTTCACCTCGTCCACCACCCAAAAAGAGAAAACTTTATTAAAGCCCGTATGGACAACTCTATTGGTTACAGAGGTAAAATTTAAGAAGAAAGACCAGAAATCGAGTCTCACCAACAATAGTGTGAGAACCTCTCAAAGTGAAAGTGACTCTTGTGCCCAGTAACAAAGGTGTAGCTTTTGTGTTCAATTCAGTTATCCTGATTTACATTCTCACATATGTTTTGTAAGGCTGAGCTTGGAGACTTTGTGATTGAGGATTCAAcgttttttagaaaaaaaaaaaactttattagaAAAAGGTACCAAATCAAAAAGAATAAACCATGACGCAATAAATTTGTATGCCTTATGCTTTATCTTGTACTATGATTCTGTAATCTCCAATCACAtatacttaattatttttttgtctcattttatatgtcatatttgttatttattggtcaaattaactcttctatctttacttattttcgttactattttttataattattttatttgtatttaatattacttttaatgtagcttctaaatgtataaaatttatatagtaattctaaacttaatattataaaaaaaaaattgtaaataactttagtcaaacTTCTTTAATCGAATCAAGCACATAAAATAAAACATGATAATTGACTGGGATAGATTGAGATATTTTCATTTATCACTGACTCATCATATGTCAAGTTAAAAATTGTAGTcacatttattaataatatattttctaattaGCAAATTGATTATAATTACTTGTCATAGGTTaaatttaatacaaattaattaacttCCTtagatataaaagaaaaagaacaagaacAACTAGAAACTATATAAAATGAGACCATATAACTtttaatggcaaaaacttgtgtgagaccgtctcatcgtgagtcgggtcaggtcaaagtacaaatgtaatacttatatgcacaaatgtcatacttatatgctcaaatgtaatactaattaggaatagaatttttgttacttataaagttATAaggttaaatgtaatacttttaagggaaattaaatacttttacatttcaatttaaaagtattacatttttcctcaaaagcattatatttttccttataagtaaggggcacttgtcaacattacttattatgaaaaatatattactttttctcttataagtaacaaaaattttattcttaattagtattatatttgagcatataagtatgacatttgcatatataagtatggcatttgcatgTTTATTCGACACCCGACCTGATCCATCTcatgaataaggatccgtgagaccgtctcacacaagtgtgacccaactTCAATAGATCAGAGTTCGCGGTTAAGAGCAAAAGAATGCCCTATGGTGGTTCAGAGAAAAATTGGTTACACAATAAATATGAATTAGTTTgcattgccaattatattttcCGCAACAAATCTCTGGTTATTTCGAAATGAAATGATGATGCTCTTGAATTGACTCCTGCATTATTATCTTTGGTAATTGTGACTTTTGAATCGCTCTCCaccaataaaattttaatttgaatatatttaacaaaattatttataatattctaAAAGTGTATATgtctatatttataaattatgttaaaataaacaaattatactacataaaatttcaattttatgtgaatatatatatatatatatatatatatatatatatatatatcacacacacacacacaatcatTCATAAACTAAAGTCTTAATTTATGGACAATGCCAacatgatatattgatatgtgATATTCTTTTGGTATTGTGGAGCCATCTTTGTCAATatcttataatatataaattaattattgtgtggttattataaatttaattttatttgagaaTTACAGGTCTTTTATtctcttgttttatttttaatattttaggtaTAAAAGAAATGGTCCATCTTGCattgtattttaaattaattgttgcttacttgcattatatttttgagttggagtttaaaaataaagatttagattgattaattgatttttatgtttatatttagtaataaaatatgctaatttgttaaaattgatagtttataatattaattttatatgatAAAACTTTTACAGgggtttggttggagggaacttaaatttcattcacatttaattcccacataattccgaaggcaactaaattccttcgtttgggggaattgcaattccctcattttcatggaattagaatcccatgccccTCCTTAGGATTTTAATTCCGtgaattttaggaataaaaaaagaTACTCATGAGACAAAATTAGCTCtctcttttttaacctaaaattgatgtctaacATTCTCTTTTAGCTAATACCGTGTATTATCTTCGACAACTATCTACAAGAAAGCCGAGcaagcaataatcattctagaTCAACCTTATTCAAGTATGTTTTTTCAAaactcttaaatatttaaatttgatatgtgtatatagcGTATTTGTCTAAATTTTGAAAAGCAAAATTTTCTGTTTGTGCGTAGAtctgttcaaaatatatatgcagaattgttcaaaatagtgATCGAATGGCGTGAGTTGtgtaaatctttatatgcaaaaattttgaaagcaaatttTGAGTTGCCTAAACTTTGAAAAACACATCATGTACATCTTGGTTCCaggattaattttgattatgttGACgttattaagggtgtgtttggttcgcatatgggaatcggaattggtatgggtatcaaatacttggtaagggtaatgggttttggtgaaagtattttgcatgtttggtagtagggtggaatgggaatgattattaatagttggggaagaaatgaggaagggaaatgaaacccttatttcagtagggtatgggttttcccattaatggggtattccaaacccatagtagtattctaaaaacctatcaaccaaacaataacaatcactttgatgtaagcaaataaatcacgtAATAACATAAACATGTGAATACGTGATAAACAGATCTTTAAaatactaacctccagccatagcttcCAATTGAAGAAGGTTGTGTAATCACACGGGATTGCTGCAGCAGAGTAACATTActgtttctctcactttctcaaccctctcttgatggtgtatgaggaatgAATTGTTAAGCAGTGAGAGGACCAAAgagctctatttatactatccatatgccatcaatatggtaatgtATCCCTTCCCTAATTACTCTTACAATCACCATTAGTTATTTACCTTAATTAACTAATGATTATATGGAAGTAATGCACCAAAATAACAATtacctttattattataatcCCTTCCCTAATTACTCTTACAATCACCATTAGTTATTTACCTTAATAATTAACTAATGATTATATGGAAGTAATGCACCAAAATAACAATtacctttattattataatttactacctatattataataatgtaatagtggtaagtgttacattctcccacttggtgcaaaactCTATAACCATAAAAACCAGAAAACACCAACCATAGTGATATGTCCTCCTTAAAACGAGTAGCATCCATTATGATTAAATGCAAACTGATTTTGGGCACTTAATTTTGGGAaacttaatgaaacaaacccTACATTTATTTCAGGTCCAACTGAAGTACATCAtctcaataaaataaaggtGTACAAACTTAAATGAGATAAATGTCTGAaagcaaaagaatttcattaaaactgaatactgaatgtatatatacaaattacaaagtgggCGAAAGTCCAATTTCTTTAACTGtgtcttaagtagagatctcttgatgttagcataatgctaactatgttccttgactagttttataacttaacttaagcACTACCTCTAATGCTAAGAGcttggagttgacacgtctgtcactcccacttatcaaaatagccaaaagatagtttagtcatagaagcattccaacaacttagacaataaactaaaattctaagtctataaatgtggaattttaaatatacaccataacttcccaaataacttcAAGGTCCATTATGAgctacaccataacttcccaaataacttcAAGGTCCATTATGAGCTGAacattatgagtcttacttttatcAAGGTCCATTATGAGCTGAacattatgagtcttacttttatgtcttgcaaaattgtcttgagccttacaaatcaaaatggcccaggatcaattttgaagaaactaaagactctattaaattGCTAAAgactttatttaataatagtgtatcacaagttaagtgtttttgttctaataaactccttagtgtatcacaagttaagtgtttttgttctaataaactccttaatGTATCACAAGTTAagtgtttttgttctaataaactccttaatattgttacaacattttcataaatatgttgtacaacccttaatattgttacaacattttcataaatatgttgtacaaccaaatgttcaataatttgaacttatgagtttatatgaacaaatacaagattaaTAGTTGTGGAATCTCTTaatggagcatcttaatgatctttttctaaatgatcactcccactgattaaaatattcttcagcagaattaatgatatacgtactcacaattgatttgaccaactaaataatgaagatataattccccaccattagttgggcatactaaataatcaatatttgattccaatccaactaaaaaataactaatgaggacataactcccaccatagttggacatactaaaataataaaatacacttttcaaaaccaagttggaatttggctcgaagaggtacattttattcttggaaaCCAAATGAGGTATATCgaatatatcacgtaacttactacagttagtccaaataaccgagcaagattcgcgaaataattaataaaagtggttaaattttgggaagtaactaaatacatgttttgccaatgcaaaccatgaaaacttagaattataattgtactaaatttataaattctaagaaattgtgataaaattattatctaatgggtgagggatttattgacataaaacttgcctgtaggctaaagttttaattctattaaatccaattaaaatcctcatgataatatttcatctcaattattaaattgaCAGAAGAAtttagagacataaaacttgcctgtgggctaaagttttactcaattagatccaactgaaattttataatgaaacaactatcaaataagttaaagaatcaagtgatataggacttgcctgtaggctaaagttttaattctattagattcattataactattatgataaaacttaagaaatcatgtttcttttcttaattcctgtgggtaaattaagaaatatgatctaaagtttgcatcataaaattaaactttatgatagagatGAAAAATTCTTTACaaataaccataaaataaataaatttattttctatatcattactgataaaactacttaactacattccgatacataattgcatgtgggctaaattatgatcatagtccagtatttaatcctaattaatcatacaaatataaccaaattgcttgtgggctaaattccatcatattaaatacaattaatcacaaatgattTGTCTAAAATTTTATGTGATCAAAATAAAccgctcaatatataattttaactgatttaagatgctgtggctactccccaaccaaattaaaattataagatcactagacaattatcaattcattgccttaacctttatgtgattcaaacttaagagaaatcagtaaattaaagatgctatggctattctttaatgaactgatttcaaatcacattggcaatgaataaaaaatatattttaacaaaCAGATTATACCAGATTGTGATGAGAAAAtctaaatatatgatatttaaggggactagtggcacaagatgttcttaagtcatggccataaaactagtatgcctcctcaattcatatgtactcaatgtataattgtttgggggtataaacctaaaaaaaaattgtagggtATACACCAAAATTGCAAGGTTCACCTATGATTAAAG contains these protein-coding regions:
- the LOC116015039 gene encoding probable protein phosphatase 2C 34, with product MVQFSSLFNGFAKTISKKSGRKSREDVGREAANALAKEARKNELILTTSGCVNAISSHNFASLHSRQGKKGVNQDRAVVWEEFGGQEDMIFCGVFDGHGPWGHLVAKRVRELVPSSLLCNWQKTVAHNMDNINIGLDDSQLDVWKQSHIKACSAVDQQLKQQADSFYSGTTALTLVKQGDVMVVANVGDSRAVLATADDDGKLVAVQLTVDLKPNLPGERERIMRSKGKVWSSDDEPGVYRVWMPDPNGGVAVEGPGLAVSRAFGDHYIKDFGLISEPQLTFRNITFRDQFAILATDGVWDVVSNQEAVEIVWSAPEKEESAKRLVEHAVCAWKRTRRGIAMDDMSAICLFFHTSSQQVDCVKKKKKIA